TCGAGCGTCTGCGCAACGTCGCCGAGCGGCAGAGCCAGCGCCTCGAGATCCAGGCGCGGCAGCTCGAGGAAGCATTGAACATGCAGAAGACCTTCCTCGCCGAGACCAGTCACGAACTGCGCACGCCGCTGACCGCGCTGCACGGCTACCTGCGGCGCGCCGAACGCGAGGTCGGCGGGAGCCAGACGCTGCTCGACGCCCAGCGCGTCGCGGAGAACATGACCCGGCTGGTGAACGACCTGCTGCAACTGTCCCGCGGCGAACTCGTGCAGAGCATCGAGATGCACTTCATGAACCTCGGCCACCTGCTGCGGCAGGTCGGGCGCGACTTCGGCGTGCGCGCTCCGCAGGACAACCTCGAGATCGTCGGTGATCCCGGCCGCCTCACGCAGGTCTTCGTGAACCTCGTGACCAACGCCGTGCGCGTTAGCGGCTCGCCCGACAAGGTTCACCTCGAGGTCGGGTCCCGGCCCGGCGAGATCGAGGTGCGCGTCGTCGACCACGGACCGGGCGTGCCCGACAACGTCAAGCCGAAAATCTTCGACAAGTTCTACCGCGGCAAGGAGGCCGGCTCGGCCGGGCTGGGCCTCACCATCGCTCAGCAGGTCGTGACGGCCCACGGCGGCACCATCGACGTTGTCGATACGCCCGGCGGCGGCGCCACCTTCCGCGTCCGGCTCCCGCTTCCCGAAGAAGACGACTGAACCGGCCGGTGCGCCACACGCGCTAGCCTGGACACATGAAGAAGTCCATGAACGTCACGTGGCTGGGCGAACACCGCTTCGTCGGCGTGAACCCCTCCGGGCAGCAACTGCTGATCGACAACTCGCCCACCAAGATCGGCGTGTCGCCCATGGACGCCCTGCTCGGCGCCCTGGCCACCTGCACCGCCGTCGATGTCGTCGACATCATGGCCAAACGCCGTACCCCCCTCACGTCGTACCGCATCGAGGTCGAGGGCGAGCGTGCCGAGACGCACCCCAAGCGCTACACGCACATCACCGTGCGGCACATCGCGGGCGGGAGCGGCGTGATGTTGGACGCGCTGACCAAGGCCGTGCACCTGAGTCACGAGAAGTACTGCTCGGTGGCGGCGTCGCTGAACGCGGAGATGAGCGTCGAGGCGGTGGTGGAGGAGAGCGCGGTTCCGAGCTGAGCGTGGGAGGTCAGGGGGTGGACGGGCACCGTTCGGCGGCGCAAGTCCCACCCTTTCCCTGTGGCCAGGGAGAATGTGGACGCTCACGTGTTCAGGCTGGCCGGAGCTGAAGTTGCGTCAGCGTGGCGCGCGGTCCTTGCCTCCTGCGATGGCCTCGTCCTCACCTGCGGGCTCTGCGCACGGTGGCATCCGGGGGAGCGCGTGTGACCAGCTCTGCCGAATCTGCTCTCCCTGCCCTGTGGTCTTCCTGAGGCGGGTCACGTCGCGCTGTGTCGTGAAAGGCTGACATGGGAGGCGCCGAGGCTGGCTACGACAGAACGGAGGTCCTGTATGCATTCAGTCACACTGCGCTTTTCAGGTCAGGGTGTCTGGATCGCGGTTCCTGCGGCTGCGGTGGCCGCGTCGGCCTTCGCCCTGGCGGCGTCCTTGGCCAGGCGCGCGTGCATCTGGGTCAGCTCCCCGGTGCAGGGCGTCTGGTCCGGCAGGGCGTGGTGGCGTTCGTCGAGCTTCAGGCACCAGCGGGCGGCAAACATCTTGGCGGCGGCGTTCAGGCCGGGGCCGGAGCCCTCGCCGCCGTTCTGGAAGAACGTCACGACCATGAAGTTGGGCGTCTGGCCGTCTCCAATCGGGCCGTAGCCCTCGTACCACGCGTTGGTGTAGGCGTAGCCCTTGCGGAAGCTCATGCCGTTCTCGGCGGTGCCGGTCTTGCCGGCGGTCCGCACCGGGAAGAAGTTCGGCCCCAGGATGTGCTGCGCCGTGCCCCAGCGGGTGGTGCCGGCCGTGGTGATCGCCATGCCGTCCTTGATGAGCTGGAAGTCCTTGGGGTTGCCGGGCACTCGTTCGGGCGGGCGGGTCGCCGGGACGCCGCCCACCGCGTGAACCAGGGACAGCGGCCGGCGCACCCCGAGGTTCTCGATGGTGGACAGGGCCGAGATCACCTGCGACGGCGTGACCAGCAGCGAGTCCTGCCCGATCGCAAAGGACAGCGCCTGCCCGGGGTAGTACACGATGGGCGCCTCGCCGGCCGCCTGGCGCCGGGCGTTCGTCTTGCCGTAGGTTTCCTTGAAGTGCTCGGGGCTGGGGATGTACCCGGTCTTCTCGCCGGCGAGTTCCAGACCGGTGTCGCGGCCGAAGCCGAGTTCCTGCGCGCGCCGGCCCAGGTAGTTCGCGTAGGTGATCGGGTCCGCCGAGATGGCCGCCTGGTAGTACCACGTGTTGCACGAGAACGCGATGGCGAGCTTGCCGTCCACGTTGCCCAGGCTGCCGGTGCGGTGCCAGTTGTAGCGCGGCCCGCCGAAGCGGATATACGGCGCGCAGTTGAACGTGCGGTTGCCCCACTTCTCGATAAAGGCCAGCGTGGACGTCGGCTTGAACACCGAGCCGGAGTCGAAGGTCTGCACGGCGCGGTTCTGCATCACGGCGTCCAGGCTGTTCGACGTCAGGGCCTTGGTCCGGGCTGCCGGGTCCGGGCTGGGCACCCGCGAGAACCAGTTCGGGTCGTAGGTGGGGCTGCTCGCCATCGCCAGCACCTCGTTCGTGCGCGGGTCGATGGCGATGATGGCGCCGCGCAGCACGGACTCGGGCGGCTGGCCGTACTTCTTGCGGCCGGCGTTCACGTCCTCCAGACCTTCTTGCAGGGCACGCTCGGCGGCGCGTTGCAGCGTGGAGTCTATGGACAGCGTGATGTTCTGGCCCTGCTTGCCGGGATCGATGATGCGCTCGGTCTGCGGGCGGCCGGCGGCCGTGACCTCGCGGCGGCGCAGGCCGTTCTTGCCCTCCAGGGTGGTCTGGAGGCTGGCTTCCAGGCCCGAGCGGCCCACCAGGTCGCCCACGGTGTACCCGC
This region of Deinococcus metalli genomic DNA includes:
- a CDS encoding ATP-binding response regulator; translation: MSGTPLVQGAYRSVQPGEALRILHLEDNELDHELVVFHLDGEVPWDVQITRVEDEVAFLDALRDDQPHLILSDFALPTYDGLSAFRAAHALLPDVPFIIVTGAMGEETAVDTLREGVTDYILKQRLERLAPAVKRAIAEVDAQVSRELAEQEVRQLNRDLKTRLDEVERLRNVAERQSQRLEIQARQLEEALNMQKTFLAETSHELRTPLTALHGYLRRAEREVGGSQTLLDAQRVAENMTRLVNDLLQLSRGELVQSIEMHFMNLGHLLRQVGRDFGVRAPQDNLEIVGDPGRLTQVFVNLVTNAVRVSGSPDKVHLEVGSRPGEIEVRVVDHGPGVPDNVKPKIFDKFYRGKEAGSAGLGLTIAQQVVTAHGGTIDVVDTPGGGATFRVRLPLPEEDD
- a CDS encoding OsmC family protein, with amino-acid sequence MKKSMNVTWLGEHRFVGVNPSGQQLLIDNSPTKIGVSPMDALLGALATCTAVDVVDIMAKRRTPLTSYRIEVEGERAETHPKRYTHITVRHIAGGSGVMLDALTKAVHLSHEKYCSVAASLNAEMSVEAVVEESAVPS
- a CDS encoding penicillin-binding transpeptidase domain-containing protein → MSRAGDVLDRRDRLRRRASGAPAVAPARARSNGAGRVTWIAFAFSLALGALGARLYQLQIIDHSEYAVQSTSNFQRDEIVRALRGEIRTRDGVLLATNRLAVDLVYAGRRTPSDPAQAIPSWDKIVYLAGITPDMVRNGQPVEPDRSKETEVILARNVPEKNLSALYEYTVLVPSLELRPRLERIYPQHTLAAHLLGYVQEATQDQVQNGGYTVGDLVGRSGLEASLQTTLEGKNGLRRREVTAAGRPQTERIIDPGKQGQNITLSIDSTLQRAAERALQEGLEDVNAGRKKYGQPPESVLRGAIIAIDPRTNEVLAMASSPTYDPNWFSRVPSPDPAARTKALTSNSLDAVMQNRAVQTFDSGSVFKPTSTLAFIEKWGNRTFNCAPYIRFGGPRYNWHRTGSLGNVDGKLAIAFSCNTWYYQAAISADPITYANYLGRRAQELGFGRDTGLELAGEKTGYIPSPEHFKETYGKTNARRQAAGEAPIVYYPGQALSFAIGQDSLLVTPSQVISALSTIENLGVRRPLSLVHAVGGVPATRPPERVPGNPKDFQLIKDGMAITTAGTTRWGTAQHILGPNFFPVRTAGKTGTAENGMSFRKGYAYTNAWYEGYGPIGDGQTPNFMVVTFFQNGGEGSGPGLNAAAKMFAARWCLKLDERHHALPDQTPCTGELTQMHARLAKDAARAKADAATAAAGTAIQTP